In Mycobacteriales bacterium, the genomic window CATCGGTGTTGTGCCAGACCTCGACGTCATCGTGGTAGAGCGCGGCGACGGCATCGATGTCCGCGGACTCGATCGCACGGAACAGCGCCGTCGCTACGGAGAGAGGCTCTCTAGGGATCACCGGGCCATGCTGGCCGACCCACGCGCGCACCCGCAAGCGGCCGTCGCGGCAGCCTCAAACCGCGTAGGTGCGCAGCTCGATGACGTTGCCTTCCGGGTCACGGATGTAGACGCCCGCTCCGATGCCGCGGGCGCCGTACAGCTTTCGGTTGAGCGGTGCAGCCACCACCCAGCCACGCTCGCCGACCAGGGACTCGAGCGCGTCCGCGCCGACGTCGACCGTCAAGGCGACGTGCGCGACGTTCTCGCCGGTGCGCTCGCCGTGCAGGAAATCGACGATCGAACCGTCGTTGAGCCGCAGG contains:
- a CDS encoding VOC family protein, giving the protein MRATGVDHVVIVCTDVAATLDWWQRELGLEPVRVAEWRAGSAPFPSLRLNDGSIVDFLHGERTGENVAHVALTVDVGADALESLVGERGWVVAAPLNRKLYGARGIGAGVYIRDPEGNVIELRTYAV